The proteins below come from a single Cannabis sativa cultivar Pink pepper isolate KNU-18-1 chromosome 3, ASM2916894v1, whole genome shotgun sequence genomic window:
- the LOC115710471 gene encoding probable purple acid phosphatase 20, with amino-acid sequence MALGIRVCLFLVYSFTLAMVCAVLFSGTVQSYNRPPPRKDISVDYNKDDYHDSSPQQVHISLVGEDQMRVSWITKGSDSEARVDYGVSPGVYGFTKTGTTSSYRYVTYESGSIHDVVIGPLTPNTLYYYRCGGASSPSAELTLKTPPAAFPIKFALAGDLGQTDWTTSTLDHISKSNYDILLLPGDLSYADAIQPRWDSFGRLVEQLASQRPWMVTQGNHEVEKIPLVHTTPFTAYNSRWPMPFQQSASESNLYYSFDAAARGIHVIMLGSYTDFSHDSAQYKWLEADLRKVNRTKTPWLVVVVHAPWYNSNTAHQGEPESNDMKAAMEELLYSARVDVVFSGHVHAYERFARVYNDKADKCGPIYITIGDGGNREGLASEYIDPKPEISIFREASFGHGQVEFLNGSHAQWTWHRNQDDVAIASDSFWFTSLSFDPSCKL; translated from the exons ATGGCTTTGGGAATTAGGGTTTGTCTGTTTCTGGTGTACTCATTCACCTTGGCTATGGTTTGTGCCGTCTTGTTCTCCGGCACTGTACAATCGTACAACCGTCCACCGCCACGTAAAGATATCAGCGTTGATTACAACAAAGACGATTACCATGATTCTTCTCCACAACAG gTACATATATCTTTGGTTGGAGAAGACCAAATGAGAGTATCATGGATAACAAAGGGGTCAGATTCAGAAGCAAGAGTAGATTATGGTGTATCTCCTGGGGTATATGGGTTTACCAAGACAGGAACAACTTCTTCTTACAGGTATGTAACGTACGAGTCAGGCTCCATTCATGATGTTGTGATTGGCCCTTTAACCCCAAACACTCTATATTACTATCGTTGTGGTGGTGCCTCTTCTCCTTCGGCTGAGCTCACTCTCAAAACTCCACCAGCTGCCTTCCCCATCAAATTTGCACTTGCAG GTGATCTTGGACAAACTGATTGGACAACTTCAACACTAGATCACATATCAAAATCAAACTACGACATATTGTTACTACCGGGGGACCTGTCCTACGCCGACGCGATCCAGCCGAGGTGGGATTCCTTCGGGCGTCTGGTCGAGCAACTCGCAAGCCAGCGCCCGTGGATGGTCACCCAAGGCAATCACGAGGTGGAGAAAATTCCCCTCGTACACACCACCCCTTTCACTGCCTACAACTCACGCTGGCCAATGCCCTTCCAGCAAAGCGCATCCGAATCCAACCTCTACTACTCCTTCGACGCTGCTGCGCGTGGCATCCACGTCATCATGTTGGGGTCCTACACTGATTTCAGCCATGACTCCGCCCAGTACAAGTGGCTTGAGGCTGACTTGAGGAAGGTGAATAGAACCAAGACGCCTTGGTTAGTGGTTGTTGTACACGCGCCTTGGTATAACTCGAATACTGCTCATCAGGGTGAGCCCGAGTCAAACGACATGAAAGCCGCTATGGAGGAACTTCTCTATAGTGCTCGCGTTGATGTCGTTTTCTCTGGTCACGTGCATGCCTACGAACGTTTT GCACGTGTATATAATGACAAAGCTGATAAGTGTGGTCCAATATATATCACCATTGGAGATGGTGGCAACCGGGAAGGCCTTGCTTCGGA ATACATAGATCCAAAACCGGAAATATCGATTTTTAGAGAGGCTAGTTTTGGACATGGGCAAGTAGAGTTCTTGAATGGGAGCCATGCACAGTGGACGTGGCACCGGAATCAAGATGACGTGGCAATCGCAAGTGACTCATTTTGGTTTACAAGCCTCTCATTTGACCCTTCTTGTAAATTGTAA